The Cinclus cinclus chromosome 5, bCinCin1.1, whole genome shotgun sequence genome segment TGAGCTCAGGTTCCTCCCTTTGCACCCCGAGCCAGGCCGATGGcaaacagctgcttcccttGGTAATCCCCACTAAAATGTCTGGCCTAGCCTAGCCCTGAGTGCCCTCAGTGCCACCCCGTTGCTagagcagggaaggaggtgACAGCCTGATGGCCACGGGCCCTGCGGAGCGCTGGAACATCGGTGgcgctgccctgctcccaccGGAAACCGAAACAAAGGGAATGAATCACCCCCTGTGAGCACCGAGCGGCGGTGCGGGACAGGAAAGCCAAACCTCAGCTCTCTGCCCTGACCGCATCGGCGCCCTGCCTCCcatcctcttcctttccccagacAGGGATACTGCAGCGGGGGAAGGACGTGAAAACCGCAGCAGGGGAGAAGCTTTTGGCACACAATGGAACGTGTCAGACCAGCTATCTCCAGCCCCCAAAAGCCTTCTGGCCAGGCTGATGTCCGGGCTTAAATTGCAGTTTTAAAGCCAAGTAAGACACAGCATGGCCATCGAGGATAGGCCCAGGcaaagcagtggcagcagccccCCCAGATGGCATACACTCATGGTGGCATTGATCTCGGCCACCGTCTCCTCGTCCGTCGGGAACTGGTAGATCTGGACGCCGTTGCTGACCAGCTCGCTCATGATTTTACTCTTGAACTTGTGCAACTCATTCTTCGCAATGGTGTCAGCCTTGGCAATGATGGGGATGATGTTCACCTGCAAGACAGGACAGCACAGGTTGTGTCACCGTGACAGGACAGCGACAGCCCTGAAGTGCCACAGATTAActtccctggggctgctgctggcagcagcaccacctCAGACAGAATTTCCAGGCAGCAGAAATGACGGCCTTAGAAAGAAGTCAAATGCAATTTGGCAGCATGCTATTTCCTGTCCTGTCACACTCCCCTCCTCATCCGAATTGGCTGGACAGGAAATGCTGTCATAAGATTATTATAAACTGCtccaaaaaaataagaaaggaaatgaCCATCTCTGCACATCCCCTGGTACTGCAGCTGGCTGGATTACAGCAGGAGCCATGCTCAGACAACAGCCTGCCACGGGCCCTGGCTTTGGGAATGTCAGcagggacaccacaggggcagcagagctgctgtcaccCCATGGGAGGTGGAAGCAGATGTCCCTAGGCAGCCCTGGGACACACAGGACAGGGCAGCAACACGGGCACACTTCCCCCACCTGTGTGCCCTCGTGTGCCCCTGGACACTGCTGCACCTCAGGACCAAGGTTCGctcctccctgcacagctctgagaTGAATGATGAGTTACTGTCTTCCCTAGACAAGCTGTTGGCAAGGATAGAGATCCTGACTTCTTTCCCCTTCTCGCCCCTCCAGAGGGACAGTTTCTGCTTTTGATCTTGCAGGcctgcttttccctgcaacAGCAGACAGAAATTGTACTGAGGATAACTAATATCGACCTATATGCAGGGATTTTAACTACAGTACTTGAAAATCCTTTTCTATTACATCACTTAATTCTGTTTGGAGTTATTAAATCCCCCTTGGCCAAAAGATAGAACAGGAATGTCAATTAGCTCACTTGGGATAAATCTCCATAACCTTATTTTCAGTTGAAGAAGTCAAGGAACTTTCTCCATCACCACATAAAACCCAATCGATTGGCCTCTctaagaaacaaagaaccacTGTCATCACTGATGCCCTGCAGAATCAGGATCCAATGAGCCAAAGGTGCACAATGGACTGATTTAAATTGCTTAATCATGATGGAAAGGAGCACAGAGAAGGCTCAGTTTAGCTACTCAGGCTCTACACTTATTTTTCCTAGAAGCGGTGCAATCTCCTTTGAACCATGGTTTAAACCAAGCCCATGAGGGTACTTGGAAAAGCAGATGCCAAGTAACACATTTATTCAGATTCTTGTTTAAGACAAGAACATGCTAGAACAGCACTACATTTGCCATAGCAGATCAAATCACTGTTTTTTGTCTTGCTGGATGTGGTCAGAGCGATCAGACAGAGCACTTCCATGTGTTTTTCACTGACTAGAAAGACGACCTGAACTGTCTTTATTGACTTTAAAGATTAGCTGTGGAGCACATGGCCAAGTTCCCTACCCgaggcagagctggaaaagagcAGGAGTCCAACCTCTCAATAAATCTCTGCAGCATGTGAAGCAGAATAACGCAGCAGCTTGCCCAAGGTACACTTCTCACACCTTTTGTCTGAAATTCCCCACTCCTAAATCCAGACTTCATTTTCCTGAGCAGATGGCAAGATAATGCAAGCACGCCAGGGCCGTGGTAACCCAGGCAGCAAGTACCTTACTGTCGAGCTTCTTCATGGTGACCAAGTCCAGGGACTTGAGCGAGTGTCCGGTGGGAGCAATGAAATAGAGGCAGGCGTGGATCCGCGTGTCGTGGTAGTTGAACAGTGATCTCTTGAtcttcagctcttcctgcaggTAGGCTTCGAACTGTGCATCGATGTATTCCACTATAGGCTTGTAGCTGCAGAGAGAAGGCACAGAGAGAAGCAGGGAATTGGCTGCTGGGACCACCCGGGCCGTTGGTGGACACCCAGCCCTCCATTTCAGGTGTGTGGAAACCACACAAGGCTGCTACCCAGAAAAACAAGGCCTCTGGCAGTGCCTCCAATTaaagtctgagctgctgctctgccaatCTCTCTGAGAAATCAtctaacataaaaaaaattaaatgtaaaatcaTGACCTACCCCCTAGCTTGTCCAAAATCTCATCATCttaaaaggggaaaggaagagtcACAAGATAAGAGGGACTTTTCAGGAACTGAAGCCTGTGAGCAAAGCTCAGAAGACAACTGCATCATTCATGGCCTTGGATGGGATCATTTTGTTGGAGAAAAAGCAGCTCATGTAGTGTAACGTGTCCTTATTCAAATTAACTGTTTGTGcttctggaaagaaaactgTTCCATGTGCTCCCCCTCCACCAAGTGCATCTACATGGATATCATTAGGTGGATCTGTAAAATGACTGCTGCTAGGGTTTCTTGGCTTATGGAAAATCTGTCTCTGACCATCAGACACTGAAAACCCCAGAGACACATGCAAAGAAAGCAGTAAGGCCTCACACTGGGAGAAATATTAGAAGAAAGCCCCATAAAAAAAGCAGGGCAAAGGAGGACTGGGAAGCCTCAAACTGGAGGACAGAGCAAATTGCACCCACCACAGCCATATGTGCCAGGACacaacagcagaaggaaagctCTCCCtaagccctggcactgcccttcTCTCCACAGGGTTAGGCAGGAGCAGCATCACTTTAGGGATTGGGAAACACGCCCAGAACAGCGAGGGACCAGCTGCCCACAGAGGGAAGCCCTGGAGACCTCAGCGTGCACCGGCACCGGGATTTCCCTCCCGGCAGAGCTGGGCTCACCTGTCATCCTTGTTGATCTGATCTCCAAAGCCCACCGTATCCACAATGGTCAACTTCAGGCGGACGTTGCTCTCCTGGAGCTCGTAGCTCCGCGCTTTCAACCTCACGCCGGGCTCGTTGTGCGTGGCGGGCTCGCTCTCGAACTTGGTGTTGAACAGAGTGTCCATCAGCGTCGACTTGCCAATGCCAGTTTCACCTGAGCAGGCAGAGGAAGCGTCAGGATGGTGCCACTGCTCTCCCTTGCCTCTTTCTGTGGCACCTTCACCGGGTTAGGGAGTTACTCCACTTGGGCAGCAGTGGAATTTGGCTATGTGCACACAGATAATCCCTGCGGGAACAGACGTCTTCAGAGACAGTCCCCATCTTCACCAGTGCCCCAGGAACTTTCTTTGTGCTAGCAAGTTGCAAATTCTCCTAGCTCCATGTCTGATGTCCTGATTTtgtttcagcctttttttttttaaggcagctGTGCTGTCTCGAGAAGATCATCCAAAACCCACAGTGCAACTTAAGACAATAAAAATCTGAGACAGAAATATATAAGGAGTTCATAAAAAAAAGGCACACTGCTTAAATACCAACTTTTTAAACTACTACAGTTTCACTAATCCCCAGTGCAATAAGTAACATGGATGAAAGCATTAGCctaaatcccatttttcagtCAAAACTGTTTGTTTAGCAATTACACTCTCAAAGAGCTACTGCTACCCatgctgtgagcaggggtgGGTTGAGGCAGCTCACATGGAAAGCCAAGTCCCAAAGTGATGGCACAGACTGCCCATGGCTCAAGCTGCGAATTTTAGGGAGCTCCTGATGTGAACTGCTGCATTCTCTGCCAGATAGGCTCTGCAGCATTTCACATCCCAATCAGAAATCTCAAATCACGACACCCAAGTTACTTCTGTCCTCTCCCACAAATCACAACTTTAAACAATAAGTCTTTTCAAGGGTGAGATTTCTGTTCCTTGGCCAACTGCAGCAGTTTGTGTGAAACTTTAATATGAggtgaaaatcaggaaaaaaaagaggtgggTCAAACTGCTAATGGAGACATATTAAATCACGCTAAGAAAGGCATATTTACTGCAAGAGAGAGAGGCAATTAATTTATGCCATTTTGATCAAAGAGCTGCCTGCTAATCGGGCTGTTCCCTGCTGGATTGAAATGGTTTCATGCTGCTACAAGAGTCACGTGAGGGCTGGGAGCTCAAGTGTGCAGATCTGCAACTGTTCTCTTATCTCCTTCTTTCACAGGCAAAGCTACAGAGAGGAGTCGAGTTTGCCAGATTTCTTTTCAGGCAGCTCACAGAAATTCTCAATTTGCTGTAGAAAAATCACAGTCAGagagttgtggggtttttccagCTAATTAATGTAACTAATTAGAAGGGACAATGCTCCCCTCTTGGAGGCTTACACGAACAATGAATGGAAAGATGATGTCTGCAGGCTGCACTGCCAAGCTAAgagaaaaacccagcagttttGTCCATTTCCAGAACCAGATTCTGGATTCACTGACAAGCCAAACTGGCTTGGCTCACAGCTCCCTGGGGCTGAGCAATGGATTCCCAGCTGTGGAGTATCCACAGAGCACCAGGACAGCAGCTACCTCACCACAGCTAAGAAAAGATACTGCCTCCTCCTATTTCACCCTCTGAACAATTTGGGGAAAATAACTCAGGCTATTAAACCAACTTGCAGATCAAATAAGCAGAGGACAGGTGGCAGCCTTTGTTCTCCAGTACATCATTTGGAGACTAAAAATGGCATCGTTTCCAAGAGGAGAAACTAAGAATGTAAGGAGACAGGCAAACCCTGGAAGGGAAGGAATGTAATTTGGTGAGAAACAGCCTCCACACCCAACCCAGAGAAAAGCAGATGTAAGTGAAcatccttttaaaaacacatttagtTCCCAAGTTCTCTCAGTTTCCTTACAGGCAGCCTTTGGGGAAAGCAGAACCGCTGCATGATCAAAGGGATAGATTTTAACAGGTAGCAATTTCCATGCTTTGACTCGGGGGACAagacagagaaagaggaacACTAGATCTCACCATGGATCAGCTCTGGGAAGAAAGTGTCACTTCCCTGGCAGCACGGTGTGCagtggctcagccctgccctgggcagagggagaaggtgTGAATGTGGGGCCGTGCCCCCTGAGGGTGACCTACCCACACACAGGATGTTGAAGCAGAAGCCCTGTGATGTTGACTTGTTGACCAGCTGGTCCGGGAGGCTGTCGAAGCCCACGTGGCCAGACAGGGAGAGGTTCCTGAGGTCATCGTTCTGTAAGACCCAGAAGAAAAGCATTCAGCAGGGTTGTAACACCCCTGTCAGGGAAGAAGTCCTGTCAGGACTGTGTTAAGGACACAGAGGCTTTTGGGACACAGGATCTGAGACGAGGTTTCCCTCCCAAACGCACTCTCCCTTCCTATTCCTTTCTACTTTTCTTATCCATCTCTGCTGTGGGGCTCAGGAGCTAAAATGTTCCTGATCCCAAGGTAGGCAAACACCACCACACTGGTTCTCCATGCCTGTCACCAAAAAGCCAGGATTCTTTACCCATCTGCAATACCAAAATGCTGTTTCTGAAGCCCTAGCATCCCATATCCCTAGGGTTACCCTAAGATTATTTAGGCAGACACCCGGAAAAGAGGCCAGAACATGATCAGAGCTGTGAGCTGACCAGCTCCTGTTTAGTTGGTGAAGCAGCTTAGGCTGCCTCCTCCGTGTCCACTGCACGGCTACACAACAGAAACCAGCCAACCTTCCACCTCAGAACTTGCCCAGCAGCATGGGAAACTCCCCAAACTTCCCAGTGAGGCTGGCCGTCTCCAGAGGCACACTGAGGAGTGACACAGGTTGTGATATGCCCTGCTTGCAGCTCCAAGAGTTCTTCCTGACAGACACCATCTGCAGGTGAGCAGAGAGCCAAGGTGGTGCTTTCCTTAGATCAATGTGCcaaagggaaggagcagctctCACACTTGCTCTGTCCTCCCAGGACTACAAGGGAAATGCCAACATTCCTGCCCTTTCCCTGCAACTCCTCAGCATGACCACAGCAGGACGCAGCTCAGATAGCAACTGTGCCACTAGAGCCAGCTCCAACtctttccagcttttccaggcttTGACAGGAAGGGAATAAAGCGAGCATCCTGCTCTGCCATGCCTTGGTTTACAAATCACCTCATTTGACACGAGGTGAGGAAGCAGGACACTGTTCCCAGCATTTCCTGAGTGACCTATAAAGCCCCTGGCGCTGCCTCTGCCTGTcctcagcaggaaaaggagccaggccaggctgcccAGAGGTGCCAGTCACCCCCTGTGACCTGCTCTCCTCCTCAGCTGCTCG includes the following:
- the SEPTIN11 gene encoding septin-11 isoform X2, with the translated sequence MNDDLRNLSLSGHVGFDSLPDQLVNKSTSQGFCFNILCVGETGIGKSTLMDTLFNTKFESEPATHNEPGVRLKARSYELQESNVRLKLTIVDTVGFGDQINKDDSYKPIVEYIDAQFEAYLQEELKIKRSLFNYHDTRIHACLYFIAPTGHSLKSLDLVTMKKLDSKVNIIPIIAKADTIAKNELHKFKSKIMSELVSNGVQIYQFPTDEETVAEINATMSVHLPFAVVGSTEEVKIGNKMAKARQYPWGVVQVENENHCDFVKLREMLIRVNMEDLREQTHTRHYELYRRCKLEEMGFKDTDPDSKPFSLQETYEAKRNEFLGELQKKEDEMRQMFVMRVKEKEAELKEAEKDLHEKFDHLKRTHQEEKKKVEDKKKELEEELSNFQKKKAAAQLLQSQAQQAGSQQTKKDKDKKK
- the SEPTIN11 gene encoding septin-11 isoform X1, encoding MAVAVGRPANDDLRNLSLSGHVGFDSLPDQLVNKSTSQGFCFNILCVGETGIGKSTLMDTLFNTKFESEPATHNEPGVRLKARSYELQESNVRLKLTIVDTVGFGDQINKDDSYKPIVEYIDAQFEAYLQEELKIKRSLFNYHDTRIHACLYFIAPTGHSLKSLDLVTMKKLDSKVNIIPIIAKADTIAKNELHKFKSKIMSELVSNGVQIYQFPTDEETVAEINATMSVHLPFAVVGSTEEVKIGNKMAKARQYPWGVVQVENENHCDFVKLREMLIRVNMEDLREQTHTRHYELYRRCKLEEMGFKDTDPDSKPFSLQETYEAKRNEFLGELQKKEDEMRQMFVMRVKEKEAELKEAEKDLHEKFDHLKRTHQEEKKKVEDKKKELEEELSNFQKKKAAAQLLQSQAQQAGSQQTKKDKDKKK